A stretch of the Metopolophium dirhodum isolate CAU chromosome 8, ASM1992520v1, whole genome shotgun sequence genome encodes the following:
- the LOC132950115 gene encoding nuclear receptor-binding protein: MPASGRGPDPTAAAVAAATAVAVKKTSLESGDDSEEESEILEESPCGRWLKRREVVEQRDVPGIDCAYLAMDTEEGVEVVWNEVQFSERKNYKAQEDKIRQVFESLTQLQHPNIVNFHRYWTDTHNDKPRVIFITEYMSSGSLKQFLKRTKRNVKKISLTAWKRWCTQILSALSYLHSCSPPIIHGNLTCDTIFIQHNGLVKIGSVAPDTIHVHIKTCRENMKNMHFIAPECGNFVTPAIDIYAFGMCALEMATLEIQGNGDSGTLVTQDHINRTIESLDDPLQKDLIYQCLTADFERRPSARTLLFHPVLYEVHALKLLAAYALVKTEHFADRLSDEVYPQEKVIAEILHPDDETRSVQFKMSDVPESNKLEKFVEDVKFGIYPLTAYALEPGPVRLTTYQPQSPTGSMDQSIPSDRSSSGPIDVEVRRIVNTMCNIKPRDDAQNDFMMTILLRMDDKMNRQLTCSITDADTALSLSQELVHFGFINESDKDKIFVIIEETLSEGPHFKEDYDHSSVPVDVESPPPSQKRSTATPSSSSSSSRPSVIRSPVKRDGS, translated from the exons GTGGAGCAACGAGATGTTCCCGGAATCGACTGCGCGTACTTGGCCATGGACACTGAAGAGGGAGTGGAAGTGGTGTGGAACGAGGTGCAGTTCTCGGAGCGTAAAAACTACAAGGCCCAAGAAGACAAGATCCGGCAGGTGTTTGAAAGTCTCACTCAACTCCAGCACCCCAACATCGTGAACTTCCATCGGTATTGGACGGACACGCATAACGACAAACCACGC GTCATATTCATCACAGAATACATGTCTTCTGGCTCGTTGAAACAGTTCCTAAAGCGTACCAAACGCAACGTGAAGAAGATTTCACTGACCGCGTGGAAACGATGGTGCACGCAAATCCTATCGGCCCTAAG TTACTTGCATTCATGTTCACCGCCCATCATCCATGGGAATCTGACCTGTGACACGATATTTATCCAACACAATGGACTCGTGAAAATAGGATCAG ttgCTCCGGACACCATTCATGTGCACATCAAGACTTGCCGGGAAAACATGAAAAACATGCATTTCATCGCGCCCGAATGCGGAA ATTTCGTGACACCCGCCATCGACATTTACGCGTTTGGCATGTGTGCGTTGGAAATGGCAACGCTGGAGATACAGGGCAACGGCGACAGCGGCACGCTAGTCACGCAGGATCACATCAACCGCACGATTGAGTCGCTGGATGATCCACTGCAAAAGGACCTGATCTACCAGTGTCTAACGGCCGATTTTGAGAGACGTCCGTCGGCCCGGACGTTGCTCTTCCACCCCGTACTGTATGAGGTGCACGCGTTGAAACTACTCGCGGCGTACGCTCTGGTCAAGACTG aacattttgcCGACCGACTGTCCGATGAGGTGTACCCTCAGGAAAAAGTAATTGCTGAGATACTCCATCCCGACGACGAAACTCGATCGGTCCAGTTCAAAATGTCCGATGTTCCGGAGAGCAACAAGCTCGAAAAGTTCGTCGAAGACGTCAA ATTTGGCATTTACCCGTTGACTGCATACGCCCTGGAACCTGGACCTGTGCGGCTTACCACGTACCAGCCGCAGAGTCCGACCGGTTCAATGGACCAGTCCATCCCGTCGGATAGGAGCAGCTCCGGCCCGATCGACGTCGAAGTCAGACGTATCGTCAACACGATGTGTAACATCAAACCGCGAGACGATGCTCAAAATGACTTTATg ATGACAATTCTACTGCGGATGGACGACAAGATGAATCGTCAACTGACGTGTTCCATAACGGACGCGGACACGGCGCTGTCTCTCTCTCAGGAGTTGGTGCACTTCGGCTTCATCAATGAG TCGGACAAGGACAAGATATTCGTGATCATCGAAGAGACACTGTCCGAGGGCCCGCACTTTAAAGAAGACTACGACCACTCGTCCGTACCGGTGGACGTCgaatcgccgccgccgtcgcagAAACGTTCGACGGCCAccccgtcgtcgtcgtcgtcgtcgtccaggCCCAGCGTCATACGGTCGCCCGTGAAACGCGACGGCAGTTAA